One genomic segment of Streptomyces sp. TLI_146 includes these proteins:
- a CDS encoding HtaA domain-containing protein — protein MLPSRSLVSALLAAVLGALLVPVGPAHAADRTVHGGRLDWGIRSSFQSYVTGPVAHGSWRLLGGAATVGTGRFRFHSAAGSYDPGGGALEAAFSGGVRFTGHPGADGSYALDLTIARPAVRISGGRGTLYADMTSRAKGTGKVTTARQVPLAALSLGGIDMRGGGSPVALTDVPATLTSQGAAAFAGYYPAGTALDPVSLSVDTPTPSATSSPAPSRSASAGFVDAAVDWGVRRTFREYVTGPVARGGWTLSGGAQDGGALFRFPRGHGSYDDEKGTLDASFAGAVRFTGAHFALTLDRIAVEVADGRGTLSSAGRPLITFPAGRLAPRDGLVAVSEAPATLTAAGAKVFGGMYPAGTVMDPVSLAVAVEGAARLPALPDVGSGGSAAPSLSPSSPSPVARPEAAAASASSDHGPLYLGLVGAGLVAAAAIGFAVRRSSTAGRRGPVAQFPAPLKGSGDARGGPARPEGDGAREQGAAPATPTTTADPETASATPPAPPRTD, from the coding sequence ATGCTGCCGTCCCGCTCCCTCGTGTCCGCCCTGCTCGCGGCGGTCCTCGGCGCCCTGCTCGTCCCGGTGGGCCCGGCGCACGCGGCCGACCGGACCGTGCACGGCGGCAGGCTCGACTGGGGCATCCGGTCCTCCTTCCAGAGTTACGTCACCGGTCCGGTGGCGCACGGGAGTTGGCGGCTGCTCGGCGGGGCCGCCACGGTCGGGACCGGCCGGTTCCGGTTCCACTCGGCGGCGGGCTCGTACGACCCCGGCGGCGGGGCGCTGGAAGCGGCCTTCTCCGGCGGGGTCCGGTTCACCGGGCACCCCGGGGCCGACGGCTCGTACGCGCTCGACCTGACCATCGCCCGCCCCGCCGTCCGTATCTCCGGCGGCCGGGGCACCCTCTACGCCGACATGACCAGCCGGGCGAAGGGCACCGGCAAGGTCACCACGGCACGCCAAGTGCCGCTGGCCGCGCTGTCCCTGGGCGGCATCGACATGCGGGGCGGCGGTTCGCCCGTGGCGCTCACCGACGTGCCCGCGACGCTGACCTCGCAGGGGGCCGCGGCCTTCGCCGGGTACTACCCGGCCGGGACGGCGCTCGACCCGGTGAGCCTGTCGGTGGACACGCCGACGCCCTCGGCGACTTCGTCCCCCGCCCCCTCCAGGAGCGCGAGCGCCGGTTTCGTGGACGCGGCCGTCGACTGGGGGGTGCGCCGGACCTTCCGGGAGTACGTCACGGGGCCGGTCGCCCGGGGCGGCTGGACGCTGTCGGGCGGGGCCCAGGACGGCGGCGCGCTGTTCAGGTTCCCGCGCGGGCACGGCTCGTACGACGACGAGAAGGGCACGCTCGATGCCTCGTTCGCGGGCGCCGTCCGGTTCACGGGCGCCCACTTCGCGCTCACCCTCGACCGGATCGCGGTCGAGGTCGCGGACGGCCGGGGCACGCTCTCCTCGGCCGGGCGCCCCCTGATCACCTTCCCGGCGGGCCGACTCGCCCCGCGCGACGGCCTGGTGGCCGTCTCCGAGGCGCCCGCGACGCTGACGGCTGCGGGGGCGAAGGTGTTCGGCGGGATGTACCCGGCGGGGACCGTCATGGACCCGGTGTCGCTCGCCGTGGCGGTGGAGGGGGCGGCTCGGCTGCCGGCGCTGCCGGATGTGGGGAGCGGGGGGTCGGCCGCGCCGTCGCTTTCGCCCTCTTCGCCCTCGCCGGTTGCCCGACCGGAGGCCGCCGCCGCCTCGGCCTCGTCGGATCACGGGCCGTTGTACCTCGGGCTCGTGGGGGCGGGGTTGGTCGCCGCGGCGGCGATCGGGTTCGCGGTGCGTCGTTCTTCGACTGCGGGCCGCCGTGGGCCGGTCGCGCAGTTCCCCGCGCCCCTGAAGGGCTCCGGGGATGCGAGGGGCGGCCCTGCACGGCCTGAAGGCGACGGCGCTCGGGAACAGGGGGCCGCGCCCGCGACGCCCACCACGACAGCCGACCCCGAAACCGCATCCGCCACGCCCCCGGCTCCCCCCAGGACCGACTGA
- a CDS encoding ABC transporter substrate-binding protein — MRRRQDGAPVRTTRTTRLLTGALISVLALTGCGTSGAKGDGPAPAAPVDRAEPLAARDIAAPHLPATVDSADGRRVEVASADRVVPLTGSLSEIVFSLGLGGHVVARDITATFEQAAKLPVVTRAHDISAESVLSLKPTLVLADTETGPAEAIGQIRAAGIPLVVVAPAKSLADVGRRITTVAGALGVPGAGRKLVARTEQRISAVREGVPAAPDGSKPRVAFLYLRGSAAVYLLGGAESGAPSLLEAAGAVDAGAESGLRKDFTPLTSEALVKAAPDALLVMRKGLASVGGVDGLLKIPGVAQTPAGLDRRIVSVDDGVLLNYGPRTDQVLKSLVNQLYQGSK, encoded by the coding sequence ATCCGCAGACGACAGGACGGTGCACCGGTGCGAACGACCCGCACGACACGACTGCTCACGGGCGCGCTGATCTCCGTACTCGCCCTCACGGGCTGCGGCACCAGCGGCGCGAAAGGCGACGGGCCCGCCCCCGCCGCCCCGGTCGACCGCGCCGAACCGCTCGCCGCCCGGGACATCGCGGCGCCGCACCTGCCCGCCACGGTCGACTCGGCGGACGGCCGACGCGTCGAAGTGGCCTCCGCCGACCGGGTCGTGCCGCTCACCGGCTCGCTCAGCGAGATCGTCTTCTCGCTCGGCCTGGGCGGGCACGTCGTCGCCCGCGACATCACCGCCACCTTCGAACAGGCCGCGAAACTGCCGGTGGTGACCCGCGCCCACGACATCTCGGCCGAGAGCGTGCTCTCCCTGAAGCCGACGCTCGTCCTCGCCGACACGGAGACCGGACCGGCGGAGGCGATCGGCCAGATCCGCGCCGCCGGGATCCCCCTTGTCGTGGTCGCCCCCGCCAAGAGCCTTGCCGACGTGGGCCGCCGCATCACGACCGTGGCCGGGGCCCTGGGCGTACCGGGGGCGGGCCGGAAACTCGTCGCCCGGACCGAGCAGCGGATCTCGGCCGTGCGCGAGGGCGTTCCGGCCGCGCCGGACGGCAGCAAGCCGCGCGTCGCCTTCCTCTATCTGCGCGGCTCGGCCGCCGTCTATCTGCTCGGCGGCGCCGAGTCGGGCGCGCCCTCGCTCCTGGAGGCGGCGGGCGCGGTCGACGCGGGCGCGGAGTCGGGGCTGCGCAAGGACTTCACCCCGCTCACCAGCGAGGCCCTGGTGAAAGCCGCACCCGACGCCCTCCTCGTGATGCGCAAGGGGCTCGCCTCGGTGGGCGGGGTCGACGGGCTGCTGAAGATCCCGGGCGTCGCCCAGACCCCGGCCGGGCTCGACCGCCGGATCGTCTCCGTCGACGACGGCGTGCTCCTCAACTACGGCCCCCGCACCGACCAGGTCCTGAAGTCGCTCGTGAACCAGCTGTACCAGGGCAGCAAGTGA
- the map gene encoding type I methionyl aminopeptidase yields MSAQSLLVPGELSPTRSVPGNIRRPEYVGKPMPTPYTGPEVQTAETIELMRVAGRIAARAMEEAAKLIAPGVTTDELDRVAHEYMCDHGAYPSTLGYRGFPKSLCSSVNEVICHGIPDSTVLNDGDIVNLDVTAYIGGVHGDNNATYFCGDVDEESKLLVERTRESLNRAIKAVKPGRQINIIGRVIESYAKRFGYGVVRDFTGHGISTAFHSGLIVPHYDAPHATTVIKPGMTFTIEPMLTLGTHEYDMWEDGWTVVTRDRKRTAQFEHTLVVTETGAEILTLP; encoded by the coding sequence ATGTCCGCCCAGTCGCTGCTCGTACCAGGGGAGCTCTCTCCCACCCGCTCCGTCCCGGGGAACATCCGACGCCCCGAGTACGTCGGGAAGCCCATGCCCACGCCGTACACCGGTCCCGAGGTGCAGACCGCCGAAACGATTGAGCTCATGCGGGTCGCGGGCCGTATCGCCGCCCGCGCGATGGAGGAGGCCGCCAAGCTCATCGCGCCCGGCGTGACCACCGACGAGCTCGACCGGGTCGCGCACGAGTACATGTGCGACCACGGCGCGTACCCCTCGACGCTCGGGTACCGGGGCTTCCCGAAGTCCCTGTGCAGCTCGGTCAACGAGGTCATCTGCCACGGGATCCCGGACTCCACCGTGCTGAACGACGGCGACATCGTGAACCTCGACGTCACCGCGTACATCGGCGGCGTCCACGGCGACAACAACGCCACGTACTTCTGCGGCGACGTCGACGAGGAGTCGAAGCTCCTGGTCGAGCGGACCCGGGAGTCGCTCAACCGCGCCATCAAGGCCGTCAAGCCCGGCCGTCAGATCAACATCATCGGCCGTGTCATCGAGTCGTACGCCAAGCGGTTCGGCTACGGCGTCGTGCGCGACTTCACCGGGCACGGCATCAGCACGGCCTTCCACTCCGGCCTGATCGTGCCGCATTACGACGCGCCGCACGCCACCACCGTGATCAAGCCGGGGATGACCTTCACCATCGAGCCGATGCTGACGCTGGGGACGCACGAGTACGACATGTGGGAGGACGGCTGGACGGTCGTCACCCGCGACCGCAAGCGGACGGCCCAGTTCGAGCACACGCTGGTGGTGACGGAGACGGGCGCGGAAATCCTCACGCTGCCGTGA
- the efeO gene encoding iron uptake system protein EfeO, with translation MRAVRLSVVTAATTVAALAAVTGCSSKSDSKSADGAIQVTASDDACKLSKTEFAAGHVQFAIENKGSKITEVYLLFPDDRIVAERENIGPGTKQNLTAEVKAGSYEVACKPGMKGNGIRQKVTVTGGAQTPKRDPKLDAAVAAYRTYVQQQADETLPKLKTFTDAIAAGDVEGAKKAYAPSRIGWERTEPVAESFGDIDPKTDVREDGLEKGQTWTGWHRLEKALWKDGKIGDEEKKLGVQLSTDIADWQKRVGTAEITPTSMANGAKELLDEVATGKVTGEEERYSHTDLVDFKANVEGAQKAYELLKPVASKNDPALTAELDKQFTAIEAQLDKYRTDKNSYEFTSYDKVGEGDRKQLSDGVNALSEPLSKLAAAVAK, from the coding sequence ATGCGAGCCGTCCGTCTCTCCGTAGTCACCGCCGCCACGACCGTCGCGGCGCTGGCCGCCGTCACGGGCTGCTCGTCGAAGAGCGACTCCAAGAGCGCCGACGGTGCCATCCAGGTCACCGCCTCCGACGACGCCTGCAAGCTGTCGAAGACGGAGTTCGCGGCCGGCCACGTGCAGTTCGCCATCGAGAACAAGGGCTCCAAGATCACCGAGGTCTATCTGCTCTTCCCGGACGACCGGATCGTCGCCGAGCGCGAGAACATCGGCCCGGGCACCAAGCAGAACCTCACCGCCGAGGTGAAGGCCGGCTCCTACGAGGTCGCCTGCAAGCCCGGCATGAAGGGCAACGGCATCCGCCAGAAGGTCACCGTCACCGGCGGCGCCCAGACCCCCAAGCGCGACCCGAAGCTGGACGCGGCCGTCGCCGCCTACCGCACCTATGTGCAGCAGCAGGCCGACGAGACCCTGCCCAAGCTGAAGACCTTCACCGACGCGATCGCCGCCGGTGACGTCGAGGGCGCGAAGAAGGCGTACGCGCCCTCGCGCATCGGCTGGGAGCGCACCGAGCCGGTCGCGGAGTCCTTCGGCGACATCGACCCGAAGACGGACGTGCGCGAGGACGGCCTGGAGAAGGGCCAGACCTGGACCGGCTGGCACCGCCTGGAGAAGGCGCTGTGGAAGGACGGGAAGATCGGCGACGAGGAGAAGAAGCTGGGCGTCCAGCTCTCCACGGACATCGCCGACTGGCAGAAGCGCGTCGGCACCGCCGAGATCACCCCGACCTCCATGGCCAACGGCGCCAAGGAGCTTCTGGACGAGGTCGCCACCGGCAAGGTCACCGGCGAGGAAGAGCGCTACAGCCACACCGACCTGGTCGACTTCAAGGCCAACGTCGAGGGTGCCCAGAAGGCGTACGAGCTGCTCAAGCCGGTCGCCTCGAAGAACGACCCGGCGCTGACCGCCGAGCTCGACAAGCAGTTCACGGCGATCGAGGCCCAGCTCGACAAGTACCGCACCGACAAGAACTCCTACGAGTTCACCTCGTACGACAAGGTCGGCGAGGGCGACCGCAAGCAGCTGTCCGACGGCGTGAACGCGCTCAGCGAGCCGCTCTCCAAGCTCGCCGCCGCCGTCGCCAAGTAA
- a CDS encoding PhzF family phenazine biosynthesis protein: protein MTENGVPGVLIDVLRVFCGPDGRHGNALGVVREGSALPDEAARQALAKELGFSETVFVDDPERGAVDIYTPGLRLPFAGHPLVGTAWLLDIDVLELAVGDVFARQDGEFTWITARAEWAPPRTLRQYASAAEVEALQVPEPGEWVYAWGWEDEAAGRVRARAFPGRGDGIDEDEATGAAALLLTAQLGRALNITQGKGSQLLTAPGPDDTIELGGRVTLARTLSGAR, encoded by the coding sequence GTGACGGAAAACGGCGTACCCGGCGTGCTCATCGACGTACTCAGGGTCTTCTGCGGCCCCGACGGCCGCCACGGCAACGCCCTCGGCGTGGTGCGCGAGGGCTCCGCGCTGCCCGACGAGGCGGCCCGGCAGGCGCTGGCCAAGGAACTCGGCTTCAGCGAGACGGTGTTCGTGGACGACCCCGAGCGGGGCGCCGTCGACATCTACACGCCCGGCCTGCGGCTCCCCTTCGCGGGGCATCCCTTGGTCGGGACGGCGTGGCTGCTCGACATCGACGTACTGGAACTGGCCGTGGGCGACGTCTTCGCGCGCCAGGACGGCGAGTTCACCTGGATCACCGCCCGCGCGGAGTGGGCCCCGCCGCGCACCCTGCGGCAGTACGCCTCGGCCGCCGAGGTGGAGGCGCTTCAGGTGCCGGAGCCGGGGGAGTGGGTGTACGCCTGGGGCTGGGAGGACGAGGCCGCGGGCCGCGTCCGGGCCAGGGCGTTCCCGGGCCGGGGCGACGGAATCGACGAGGACGAGGCAACGGGCGCGGCGGCCCTCCTCCTCACGGCCCAATTGGGCCGAGCCTTGAACATCACCCAGGGCAAGGGCTCCCAACTCCTCACGGCCCCGGGCCCGGACGACACGATCGAGCTGGGCGGCAGGGTAACCCTGGCCCGCACGCTAAGTGGCGCACGCTGA
- a CDS encoding heme oxygenase (biliverdin-producing): protein MDTPFSTLIRTASHEQHTEAENSGFMSALLGGRLGVEAYARYTEQLWFVYQALEEGAGALRNDPVAGPFIRPELMRTASLERDLTHLRGAGWQRGAVPLPSTRAYAARVRECAVTWPAGYVAHHYTRYLGDLSGGQIIRDRAEKTWGFARKGDGVRFYVFESIPNPAAFKRGYRELLDAVDVDDLEKQRVVEECRRAFSLNTAVFRELGEEFPLSA, encoded by the coding sequence TTGGACACGCCCTTCTCCACCCTCATCCGCACGGCGTCGCACGAACAGCACACCGAGGCGGAGAACTCCGGCTTCATGAGCGCCCTGCTCGGCGGGCGACTCGGCGTCGAGGCGTACGCCCGGTACACCGAGCAGCTGTGGTTCGTGTACCAGGCCCTGGAGGAGGGCGCGGGCGCGTTGCGGAACGACCCCGTGGCGGGGCCGTTCATACGGCCCGAGCTGATGCGTACGGCTTCGCTGGAGCGGGATCTGACGCATCTGCGGGGCGCGGGGTGGCAGCGGGGCGCTGTGCCGCTCCCCTCGACCCGGGCCTATGCGGCCCGGGTGCGCGAGTGTGCGGTGACGTGGCCCGCCGGGTATGTGGCGCACCACTACACGCGGTACCTCGGGGATCTCTCCGGGGGGCAGATCATCCGTGACCGGGCGGAGAAGACGTGGGGGTTCGCCCGGAAGGGCGACGGCGTGCGGTTCTACGTCTTCGAGTCGATCCCGAACCCGGCCGCTTTCAAGCGGGGGTATCGGGAGTTGCTGGATGCGGTGGATGTGGACGATCTGGAGAAGCAGCGGGTGGTGGAGGAGTGTCGGCGGGCGTTCTCGCTGAACACGGCGGTGTTTCGGGAGCTGGGGGAGGAGTTTCCGCTCAGCGCGTAG
- a CDS encoding iron ABC transporter permease translates to MREPVAKARRSTATWTLTLALAVALLVLALLSAGLGAYHIPLSDVLVSVRHRVGLGGHPLDRVGESVLWNVRLPRVVLALLVGASLGCAGALAQGVFGNPLAEPGVIGISSGAAVGAAGSIALGLDFLGNWTVTLCAFAAGLVTVLLVYLLSRSGGRTEVVTLILTGIAVNAFAGALIGLFVFFADSAQLSQITFWQLGSLAQATWPKVLAVLPCAAAGLAIAPFYARRLDLLALGERPARHLGVDVERLRIVLVLVIALLTAAAVAVAGVITFVGLLVPHLLRMAAGPGHRFLVPASALGGAVVLVAGDLAARTAAAPAELPLGVLTALIGSPFFFWLLRRTRRGQGGWA, encoded by the coding sequence GTGCGCGAGCCCGTCGCCAAGGCCCGCCGGTCCACCGCTACTTGGACCCTCACTCTCGCCCTGGCCGTCGCCCTGCTCGTGCTCGCCCTGCTCTCCGCCGGGCTCGGGGCGTACCACATCCCCCTCTCCGACGTGCTCGTCTCGGTCCGCCACCGGGTAGGACTCGGCGGGCATCCGCTCGACCGGGTCGGCGAGAGTGTGCTCTGGAACGTACGACTGCCCCGGGTCGTCCTCGCCCTGCTCGTCGGGGCCTCGCTCGGGTGCGCGGGGGCACTCGCCCAAGGCGTCTTCGGCAATCCGCTCGCCGAACCCGGCGTCATCGGGATCTCGTCGGGCGCGGCGGTCGGCGCGGCCGGCTCGATCGCGCTCGGGCTTGACTTCCTGGGCAACTGGACCGTGACGCTCTGCGCGTTCGCCGCCGGGCTCGTCACCGTCCTGCTCGTCTACCTCCTGTCCCGCTCGGGCGGCCGTACGGAAGTGGTCACCCTGATCCTCACGGGCATCGCCGTGAACGCCTTCGCGGGCGCGCTCATCGGCCTGTTCGTCTTCTTCGCGGACAGCGCGCAGCTCTCCCAGATCACGTTCTGGCAGCTCGGTTCGCTCGCCCAGGCCACCTGGCCCAAGGTGCTGGCCGTGCTGCCCTGCGCGGCGGCCGGCCTGGCCATCGCTCCCTTCTACGCCCGCAGGCTGGACCTGCTCGCGCTCGGCGAGCGCCCGGCCAGGCATCTGGGTGTGGACGTGGAGCGGCTGCGGATCGTACTGGTCCTGGTGATCGCGCTGCTGACGGCGGCGGCCGTCGCGGTGGCGGGGGTGATCACCTTCGTCGGGCTGCTCGTGCCGCATCTGCTGCGGATGGCGGCCGGGCCGGGGCACCGGTTCCTGGTGCCCGCGAGCGCGCTCGGCGGGGCGGTCGTACTGGTCGCGGGCGACCTCGCGGCCCGGACCGCCGCCGCGCCCGCCGAACTCCCCCTCGGCGTGCTCACCGCGCTCATCGGCAGCCCGTTCTTCTTCTGGCTGCTGCGCAGGACCCGTCGTGGACAAGGTGGTTGGGCATGA
- a CDS encoding HtaA domain-containing protein: MPVTSPRLSRSTARTTAIAVVCAASAATVLSVVPARAASKVELKGATLDWGFKDSFRRYVGAGGITVADGAQQAAGNGVFTFVDGTGAYDTSTHASATAFKGSVRFSAHGGVLDIKLSDLKVTTTTTTGVITADVTTKDGGKDRTTDDVPLADLDLSRVKPSQGAAMTFKDIPATLTEQGAAAFNGNYKKGEKLDPATLTFPMGGGAPTPTEPTPTKPTPTKPAPAKPTPTKPATPTPASDKVVKAQLSWGIKQSWRAYIAGGGNTAVSEGATASKDSFGFPLDKGELKADARKVNASFRGDVRFTYAAHGNLDIAFGAVRIAASGAKGALYVDVTTPQGVKRNVEFASLDLSRADFTARKDVVRLSAVPAAFTADGAAVFARPGEQSPYKAGEAIDPVTVALGLSESADLDATGDTATTSGGGTAGGTGTSGTSGAAATVGGNLGGNVGGSTTGATLAATGSSAPTGPLLGAAGALAVTGAAAVYAARRRTALGRA; the protein is encoded by the coding sequence ATGCCCGTCACTTCCCCCCGTCTCTCCCGCTCCACCGCCCGTACGACGGCCATCGCCGTCGTCTGTGCGGCCAGTGCTGCCACGGTGTTGTCCGTCGTCCCCGCCCGCGCCGCTTCGAAAGTCGAGTTGAAGGGGGCCACGCTCGACTGGGGGTTCAAGGACAGCTTCCGCCGGTATGTCGGGGCGGGGGGCATCACGGTCGCGGACGGTGCCCAGCAGGCCGCCGGGAACGGCGTGTTCACATTCGTGGACGGCACCGGGGCGTACGACACCTCCACGCACGCCAGTGCCACCGCCTTCAAGGGGAGCGTCCGGTTCTCGGCGCACGGCGGTGTCCTCGACATCAAACTGTCCGACCTGAAGGTGACGACGACCACCACGACCGGCGTCATCACCGCCGACGTGACCACCAAGGACGGCGGCAAGGACAGGACCACCGACGACGTGCCGCTCGCCGACCTCGACCTGTCGCGGGTGAAGCCGTCGCAGGGCGCCGCGATGACCTTCAAGGACATCCCGGCCACGCTCACCGAGCAGGGCGCCGCCGCGTTCAACGGCAACTACAAGAAGGGGGAGAAGCTGGACCCGGCGACGCTGACGTTCCCGATGGGCGGCGGCGCCCCGACCCCGACCGAGCCGACCCCGACCAAGCCCACTCCCACGAAGCCCGCCCCCGCCAAGCCGACCCCCACCAAGCCCGCCACCCCCACCCCCGCCTCCGACAAAGTCGTGAAGGCCCAGCTCAGCTGGGGGATCAAGCAGTCGTGGCGCGCGTACATCGCAGGTGGCGGCAACACTGCCGTCTCCGAGGGCGCCACCGCCTCCAAGGATTCCTTCGGGTTCCCGCTCGACAAGGGTGAGTTGAAGGCCGACGCCCGCAAAGTGAACGCCTCCTTCCGGGGCGACGTCCGCTTCACCTACGCGGCCCACGGCAACCTCGACATCGCCTTCGGCGCCGTACGGATAGCGGCGTCCGGCGCCAAGGGTGCCTTGTACGTCGACGTCACCACGCCCCAAGGGGTCAAGCGGAACGTCGAGTTCGCCTCCCTCGACCTCTCCCGGGCCGACTTCACGGCCCGCAAGGACGTGGTGCGGCTGAGCGCCGTACCGGCGGCCTTCACCGCCGACGGCGCCGCCGTCTTCGCCCGGCCCGGCGAGCAGTCCCCGTACAAGGCGGGGGAGGCCATCGACCCCGTCACCGTCGCGCTGGGGCTGAGCGAGAGCGCGGACCTGGACGCCACCGGTGACACGGCGACGACGAGCGGCGGCGGTACGGCCGGTGGAACTGGCACCTCCGGCACCTCCGGGGCCGCCGCCACCGTCGGCGGGAACCTCGGCGGGAACGTCGGAGGCTCGACCACCGGCGCCACCCTCGCCGCCACCGGCTCCTCCGCCCCGACCGGGCCGCTCCTCGGCGCGGCGGGCGCGCTCGCGGTGACGGGGGCGGCCGCCGTGTACGCGGCCCGCCGCCGGACCGCCCTCGGCCGCGCCTGA
- a CDS encoding heme ABC transporter ATP-binding protein produces MRFVRFTAARRRSVPGPAAPGEILAEACGLRVRLGGRTVLDGVSVRARAGEVLALVGPNGAGKSTLLGALAGDVAGCGGKVLIAGRPLADWSPGDLALRRAVLPQSAALSFPFPVEEVVRMGRAPWAGVGGTDAEDTDDVVVAAAMAATEVAPFADRPYAALSGGERARVALARVLAQRAPVLLLDEPTAALDLRHQELVLRLCRERAGAGDAVVVVLHDLGLAAAYADRVAVLHAGAVAAEGAPAEVFREELLSRVYRQPVEVFPHPETGVPLVVPKREPVRSHGGAKKRAGAQEISQAQACEPGAKLLDHGPRSAA; encoded by the coding sequence ATGAGGTTCGTACGGTTCACGGCGGCGCGCCGCAGGAGCGTGCCCGGTCCCGCAGCCCCCGGCGAGATTCTGGCCGAGGCGTGCGGGCTGCGGGTGCGGCTCGGCGGGCGGACCGTGCTCGACGGGGTGTCCGTGCGGGCCCGCGCCGGGGAGGTGCTCGCGCTGGTGGGGCCGAACGGCGCGGGCAAGTCGACTCTGCTGGGGGCGCTCGCCGGGGACGTCGCCGGCTGCGGGGGCAAGGTGCTGATCGCCGGGCGGCCGCTCGCCGACTGGTCCCCGGGCGACCTGGCGCTGCGCCGCGCGGTGCTCCCCCAGTCCGCCGCGCTCTCCTTCCCCTTCCCCGTCGAGGAGGTGGTCCGGATGGGCCGGGCGCCCTGGGCCGGGGTCGGCGGGACGGACGCAGAGGACACAGACGACGTGGTGGTCGCGGCGGCCATGGCGGCCACCGAGGTGGCCCCCTTCGCCGACCGCCCCTACGCCGCACTCTCCGGCGGCGAGCGCGCCCGGGTGGCGCTGGCCCGGGTGCTGGCCCAGCGCGCCCCGGTGCTGCTGCTCGACGAGCCGACCGCCGCGCTCGACCTGCGCCACCAGGAGCTGGTGCTCAGGCTGTGCCGGGAGCGGGCCGGGGCGGGGGACGCCGTGGTGGTGGTCCTGCACGACCTGGGGCTCGCGGCGGCGTACGCGGACCGGGTCGCCGTGCTGCACGCCGGGGCGGTGGCGGCCGAGGGGGCGCCCGCCGAGGTGTTCCGCGAGGAGCTGCTGAGCCGGGTCTACCGGCAGCCGGTGGAGGTCTTCCCGCACCCGGAGACCGGGGTTCCGCTGGTGGTGCCCAAACGGGAGCCCGTACGGAGTCACGGGGGCGCAAAGAAGCGTGCGGGGGCGCAAGAAATCAGCCAAGCGCAGGCGTGTGAGCCCGGGGCGAAACTGCTGGATCATGGTCCACGCAGCGCTGCTTGA
- the efeB gene encoding iron uptake transporter deferrochelatase/peroxidase subunit, with amino-acid sequence MSDTTDAGAGTTDAAGGATSSAPSRRSLLGWGGAGLALGAAAAGGAVAAVRGDGDDAVPAAETGAAVPFYGAHQAGIATAVQDRLHFAAFDVTTKDRGELIKLLKDWTAAAARMTAGQTVGEGAYGGLAEAPPDDTGEALGLKPSRLTLTIGFGPSLFAKGRFGLEGKRPEALVDIPKFPGDNLDPARSDGDLCVQACADDPQVAVHAIRNLARIGMGKTAIRWSQLGFGKTSSTTPDAQTPRNMMGFKDGTRNVSGTDTAALAKHVWVGDKDGSPWMTGGSYLVARRIRMHIETWDRTGLQEQEDVFGRDKGEGAPVGKAKERDEPFLKAMKPDAHVRLAHPDSNDGATILRRGYSFTDGTDGLGRLDAGLFFLAYQRDVRKGFLPVQRSLARNDALNEYIQHVSSAIFAVPPGVRDKDDWWGRALFS; translated from the coding sequence ATGAGCGACACGACCGACGCCGGCGCCGGCACCACCGACGCCGCCGGGGGCGCCACGTCCTCGGCCCCGTCCCGCCGTTCCCTGCTCGGCTGGGGCGGTGCGGGCCTGGCGCTCGGCGCCGCCGCGGCCGGCGGTGCCGTCGCCGCGGTGCGCGGTGACGGCGACGACGCGGTGCCCGCCGCCGAGACCGGCGCGGCCGTGCCGTTCTACGGCGCCCACCAGGCCGGTATCGCGACCGCGGTCCAGGACCGGCTGCACTTCGCCGCGTTCGACGTGACCACCAAGGACCGCGGCGAGCTGATCAAGCTCCTCAAGGACTGGACGGCCGCGGCCGCGCGGATGACCGCGGGCCAGACGGTCGGCGAGGGCGCCTATGGCGGCCTCGCGGAGGCGCCGCCGGACGACACGGGCGAGGCGCTCGGCCTCAAGCCGTCCCGGCTCACCCTGACGATCGGCTTCGGCCCCTCGCTGTTCGCCAAGGGCCGCTTCGGCCTGGAGGGCAAGCGGCCGGAGGCGCTGGTCGACATCCCGAAGTTCCCCGGCGACAACCTCGATCCCGCCCGCAGCGACGGCGATCTGTGCGTCCAGGCGTGCGCGGACGACCCGCAGGTGGCGGTGCACGCGATCCGCAACCTGGCCCGGATCGGCATGGGCAAGACCGCCATCCGCTGGTCGCAGCTGGGCTTCGGCAAGACGTCCTCGACGACGCCGGACGCCCAGACCCCGCGCAACATGATGGGCTTCAAGGACGGCACCCGGAACGTCTCGGGCACCGACACCGCCGCCCTGGCCAAGCACGTCTGGGTCGGCGACAAGGACGGCTCGCCCTGGATGACCGGCGGCTCCTATCTGGTGGCCCGCCGCATCCGGATGCACATCGAGACCTGGGACCGCACCGGCCTCCAGGAGCAGGAGGACGTCTTCGGGCGCGACAAGGGCGAGGGCGCCCCGGTCGGCAAGGCCAAGGAGCGCGACGAGCCGTTCCTGAAGGCGATGAAGCCGGACGCGCACGTGCGCCTGGCGCACCCGGACTCCAACGACGGGGCGACGATCCTGCGCCGCGGCTACTCCTTCACGGACGGCACGGACGGCCTCGGCCGTCTCGACGCGGGGCTCTTCTTCCTCGCCTACCAGCGCGACGTCCGCAAGGGCTTCCTGCCGGTACAGCGCAGCCTGGCGCGCAACGACGCGCTCAACGAGTACATCCAGCACGTGAGTTCGGCGATTTTCGCCGTCCCGCCGGGCGTCCGCGACAAGGACGACTGGTGGGGCCGGGCACTGTTCAGCTGA